The following nucleotide sequence is from Pseudobdellovibrionaceae bacterium.
CATCCTTGCCGACAATCTTGTTTACTTCCGTTCGCCATGGTCGTCCCATGCTTTACATGATGAATGTGGACGGTTCCTCACAAAAACTGTTAAGTGATTCGCGTTTTATCGAAGCCGAGGGACAGTTCCACCCCGGTGGCAAGGAGCTTGTTTTTGTCCGCTATTCCTCGGACATGAAACAAGCTCAAATCGTATTTAAAGACACTAAAACCAAAGAAGAAAAAAACCTGACCTTACCTACCGCCGTGAGTTGGTCGCCCGTTTGGCTACCTGACGGGGAGCACATCCTGTTTGCCTCCAATCTGGACGATCCGGAGAACTTTGAGATTTATGCGATCAAAAAGGACGGGAGCTGCCTCCAAAGACTCACCTACTCCCTGGGTAATGACGTTCAACCCGCCATTAGTCCTGATGGCAAGAGCGTTCTTTTTACCAGCGATCGCGGTGGAAGCCGTCAATTGTATTTAATGGACTTTAAGCCTCCCACCACTTGCCCCAAATCTTAATCCTGTTTTATTCTAATAAAGATGAAGGCCTTAACTTTACTTTCGATTTTCGTAACTCTTGGACTGTCACTTGATACTGAGGCGGCACCCATTCCGGCCACATCCAGCTCTTTTGTGATTTCCAGCCACATCGGCAAGTTTATTTCCAATCATGGATTTTCCATCCACGCCGATCAAACTGACTGGATTCACAGTCCGCCCCCTGAGGACAACCCTTACATCGCAACCCTTTACCGCTCGCCTTCAACAGAACTAGGCGTGCAACCGGCTCTCACCGTACGAGTGGATGAACTGGACACCAAACAAACTCTTAAACGGTATGTGAAAAAGTGGCTCAAGGATTACCCTCGCTTTGGCTTTGAAATCCTCAAGGCCAAGCCAATCAAGATAAATGACCAGAGAGCGTTTCTGCTCGATATGGTTAACCGCCAGACGTCCAAACAACTGCGCCAGGTGGTCTTTCTCAAACAAAAAAAGGCCGTCATCCTCACCTGCCGCGGACACCATAAGTCCTTCAACGATACAGTCGGCAACTGTAACAATATCATTGCCAACTTCCGCTGGAGCCAATAGGTACCTTACTTACCTAATTCCCAAAGATCTTCTTAAAGAACCCGGACACTTTCTTGCCGATGGATTTTTGTGCAGGAGCACTGGACGCCACTGGCTTGGAGGACTTTCCTGAGTGTCGACGGGATTGTTGCTGACCACCTTTGGTCTGCTGACCCTGTCCCTGCTGCTGACGGTCTCTTTGCTCACCCTGCGGGCGACCTCCACGCCGGCGACGACGTTTGTTGTTGCGACGCTGATTTCCGTCGCGCCCTTGGCCACCCTGCTGCTGTCCTTGGCCTCCACCACCGCCGGAAGAACCGTGGCGACCAGTAGTTCGATCACGATGACCACTTGGCGAGCCTTGCTGCTGAGAAGGTTGATTCTCCCCACCTTCCTCACGGCGACCTTTAAAATCCCTATCCCGATTGCGGTTACGGTTGCGATTGCGCGAACTCTTTTTCTGAGAGCGCTCGCCACCACTTGCCTGTTGCTGATTGGAATCGTCTCTTTGTCCATCCCGAGGAGGGCGACGACGGCGACCATCCTGACGACGATCCCCACGGCGACCGGCCCCGCGGTCTCCGCCAGTTTTTTTGTCCGCCATACGGGGACGCCTCGGGTAGGGACCTAACTCTCTGTCCCTGGGAAACTCCTCATATTGCTGGAGAAGATGTTCATCCTCAATCCAACCGATTTCCAGCTTATGCCCTAGGTAGTCTTCAATTCGGCGAAGGGCATCGATATCCCGGTCACCGACAAAACTATAGGCGTGCCCATTGGCGCCAGCCCGCCCAGTGCGACCGATGCGGTGAACATAGTTTTCCGGATCATCCGGCAACTCAAAGTTGAAAACCATGTCCACGCCTTGAATATCCAAACCACGGGCGGCCAAATCCGTGGCGACAAGAATGTTTCTTTCGTTGTCGCTTTTGAACTGCCCCATCACCCGATTGCGCTGGGCCTGGGTCATGAGGCTCGAAATCCCCACTGCGGGAACTCCGTTCTTATTCAAAAACTGAGTGATGCGCTCTACATTACGCTTGAAATTGCTAAAGACAATGGCCTGACGAGGTCCCTCCTTTTTGAGTAGAGATAGGAGGTACATGGGCTTGTCATCGTGGCCGACGTGAAAAATGGCATCATCAACATTTTCAGCCTTGGGTTGATCCTTACTGACGTTGATCTCAACTGGTTCAGAACCAAATTCGTAACAAACATTGAGAACATCAAAGTTCAAAGTAGCACTAAAAACCAACATTTGCCGGTCGCCCGGGATGCGCTTCAGAATGTACTTCATGTCATCCTTAAAGCCCATATCAAACATACGGTCGGCCTCATCAAAAACCACCGCCCGGACCTGACGAAGATCCACCACGTGTTCTTTGTATAGATCAATCAATCGACCCGGAGTGGCCACGACAAATTCCAAGCCATGACCGATGGCCTTTTTCTGCTTATCGTAAGCCGTGCCACCATAGATGGCCGTGCAGCGAATGCCCGCATCTCCACCAAGGGAAGCCACATTCTGATAAACCTGCTCCGCCAATTCCCGCGTGGGAACTAAAACCAAAATATAATTGGATTTTTCCCACTCCACAAAGGCACGTTTCGAGGGTGGCACAACGGGAGAATCCTCACTGCCATCGGCCTTGGCATTTTCATTAACAATGCCTTCGATCTCTTTGGTTTTAGCTTCGACAATTTCATCGCCATGTAAAGCTTTGCCGGCTGTCTCCGCTTCTTGAGCACGCAATATGCGCTCTATGAGAGGCAACACAAATGCCGCCGTTTTTCCGGTTCCGGTTTGCGCCAGACCGGCCACGTCTTTTCCCTCTAAAATAGGTGGAATGGCCAATTCTTGAATTGGTGTGCAATCAGTAAAGTTGCTTTTCTTGATTCCCGCAAACAGCGAGGGATGTAGATCCAGTTCAGTAAATTTCACCCGAGAAGATCCCTAGGAGCTGACTCACATTGTCATTAGTTACAATGGCTTAGTATACGAACAGAAGGGGGTTTGTCAAAGAGCAAGAATTCTCAGACATTTATTCATCTGTTGGCAAAAAACTGAGTCAGGGCCTCAATAAAGGCCTGAGGTTGGTCAAAGTGAACCCAGTGGCCCGATTCCGGGATTTGCACCCCTGTAATCAGGGGGTTGGCCGCCACCATTCTGTGAAAAACCTCTTCGCTTAACTCCTCACTCCGACTCCCCCGGATGACCAGGGTCGGACCCTTAAGAGCCCGGATTTGGTCCCACCGTTCATAGGCCCTCCCCTCCCTGACGCTACTGAGGATCGCCTTGGGAGAGAACCGCCAATCGGCCCTTCCATCCTCGCGAGTGGCAATATTAGTGTAAAAATACTGAGCCAGAACCTGGGACTTGGGTCCACTGCCAATGCGACGGGGAAACTCCTCATCAAAAAACTGCTTGGCCGCTCTTTTGTCCGCAAAAGGGGTGGGGACCTGATCGAGATAAAACTCGATCTGCTTGACGGCGTCCGGATGGGAGTCCGGGCCGATGTCTTCAATCACCAGTTTTGCCACGCGTTGCGGATACAGATGAGCAAAGGCTAGGGCATTTCGCCCACCCATCGAGTGACCCACCAGGAGGATAGCCTCCTCCCCCCAACCCAGTTCTTCCAAGATTTTGTGCAGATCCCGAGCGTAGTCCTCAGGCGAAAAGCCAAACTCGGGATGAAAAGACCGACCATGCCCCCTCTGATCCAAGAGCAGAATGTGATAGTCCTTTTCGAAGGCTGGCGTGATCTTTCGCCAATTGGCTCCCGACCCCATCAGGCCATGTAGGAAAATAAGCTTCGGTCCACCTGGATTTCCCAGTACTTGAGTGTGGAAGTTCTCCAAATAAGCCACCTAAACCCCTTCCCGTTTGACCCTTAATGCAAGACGCGTCATTATGATCTCGGGATGGAAGTTACAAAAAAGCCCTGTTTACATCAAGAGTGGATTGACCGTGAGGCCCTGGATATTGTCCGTACCCTCCAATCCCAAGGATTCATTACCTATTTGGTCGGCGGTTGCGTGCGTGACCTCCTTTTGAGCAAACACCCCAAGGACTATGATATCGCCACCGATGCCCGCCCCGGGGACGTTAAAAGACACGTACGCAATGCCTATGTGATTGGTAAGCGCTTTCGCCTGGTGCTGGTCAAACGCGGTGACCAGCAGTTTGAGGTGGCCACCTTCCGCCGTGATTTGGTCGAGGACGAAGAGCTTCCCGAGCATATTTCTTCTGGAGACAATCTTTTTGGCACTCCAGAGCAGGACGCCAACCGTCGGGACTTTACCATCAACGGCCTGCTCTATGATCCGATGGAGAACAAGCTCATCGATTACTGCGAGGGTCTTCCTGACTTGGACGAAAAAATGGTGAGGATGATCGGCGATCCAGACCGCCGGCTGCGCGAAGATCCCATCCGAATTTTGCGCGGTATTCGCCTGGCTCATCTGGTGAGATTTACCTTAGAGCCCAATCTACGCTCAGCCATGGAAGCCAATGCCTCCACACTTTTGGAAACGGCACTTCCCCGTCGACGCGAGGAGTTTCTTAAGTTTTTGCGGCTCGATGATCCCTCACAGGCCTTCATTGAGTCCTTTGATCTGGGACTCCTTAAGTATATTGCCCCACATCTACATGAGGTTTTGGCCGACAAGAACAAGGCCGAAATGTTCACTCATCTGGTCTCTCGCTTTCACGAAAAGCCTCTTGATCATAAGGACCCTCTGCAACTGTTTGGCGCACTGATCCTTGCCTACTACCGGACGATGTTTAATGCCGACCCGGAACAGGCGGTTTCGACCAACCAAATTCTGGACAACCCCGACATGCTGGCTCTGATGCGTGATGAGTTGGGCATGTTTAAGATGGAACAGGCCATGGTCGCCAAGGCTCTTCATATGCAAAGTACTTTGCGCAAGCGCTCGGAGTTTGAAAATCGAGGGGAAAAACGACAGCTGGCTGTCTTGCAGACAGAAGCTTTCCCCTTAGCCCTGCAATTTGCCAGTCGTGATTATAGTTTGTCGGGCGAGGACTGGCTGTTCTGGGCTCAACACTATGAGCAATCTCAAGAAAAAATCGCTGCCGCCCAGGCGAAGAGCCGTCGCACCAGGCGACGCACGCGACGAAAGCGCCCCGCTAAAAAGGGCGGCAAAAGCGAACAGTCCTCAGCCAACAACCAATCCTAGACCGAACCTGTGACCCATATCAGACAATGGTAGAACGCGGCAAAAGACCAAAGCGTTCATGACCATCTGGCCTTTAGACGTTGATCCCCTGGCTTAGTCATGGCAAAAAAGGTAGATTAGTGATGTGAATGGTGAGAAGAGCACATTTTGGCCTTCTTCTGAGGAGCAACTATGAGTCCGTCAATTTGGCAAATTCTGATTATCCTGGTTATTGTCCTTCTGTTGTTTGGCCCCTCTAAAATCCCCGGACTGGGTAAATCCTTAGGCGAAGCCATTCGCGGATTCAAAAAGGGCATCTCGGAAGATCCGGAGATTGACGTCACAGATTCTGCCAAGCGCGAACAAATTGCCGACAACGAAAAGGCCGGCGCCGGCCAAAAAGCCAAGACTAAAGAAACCAACAAATCCTGAGTTCCTTTGTCCCGTCCCAATCGGCGTGAACGATAAAAAAGACCACCATGAAGTGGCTTTTTTATTCTCGAAATCTTGTTTGATTCTCCTATAAACTGCGTGCCGCTTCAGCCATGGCCCGGCTGTCAATGCCATGCTTGGCATAAAGCTCATCAGCCAGATAGGCACTTTGCCCGAACTCACCGTTCACACCGAGAGATTTTACTCTTAGTGCCGCGCCTTCTTGAGCCAAGGCATGGACGGCAATGGCCCCCATGCCACCAACAAGCTGATGGTCTTCGGCAGTCACCAAGCGCCCTTCTGTCTTGGCTAAACACTGTTTCAGTGTCGCCACATCTGGAGAACCGAGGCAAGATGCATTGACGACAAGAGCTCCAATGCCCTCTGTTGCCAAGGTCTCGGCCGCGGCTAATGCATGGGGAGCTAATGATCCGCCGACAAGTAGAGTGACCGACTTGTTTTTCCCAGCCGAGGTGTCGGCAAGAATCTGAGCTTTACCCAATTCATACTTGGCACCTTCAGAGCTGTAACTGCGGGGGAAGTTCTCGCGACCCAAAAAGAAAATGGTCGTTGGGGGAACTTTGCCCTCTTTGCGCATCTTATGAAAACGATCTACCGCCTGGCCCACGAGGGCGTCGGCCTCATCACTGCAAGTCAGAGCGTAGGTTTCACAATGGGGGATCGACGCCGTCATGCCCAACCAACTCAATGCCTGGTGGGAGGCTCCATCAGCCGCATCCTGAAAACCGGTGTGAGAGAAAAAGGCCAACATGGGGGCCTGAGACAAGGAAGCCATCATCAGTGGCAAAGCCCCTTTGGTCACACCAAACTGAGCAAAGGTATCCACCACGGGAATAAAACCTTCTTTGGAAAGACCCGCGGCCACACTGACCATATTGGCCTCCGCCACACCCACGTCCTGAGTGCACTCGGGAAAGGCTTTTTGAAAATCAGCCGTACCCGTTGAACCCGGCAAATCCGAAGAGATGGAAAGAATGGGCAAACCCTCTTTGCGCTTGCGAATGAGAGCCGCACTGACGCCTTTTTGGATTTTTTCACTGGGAATAGAGGAAGAGCCACCGGGACTGGATTTCTTTCCATTGTGCTGAGTGACCATTTCTTCAACCCAGGCCTGAAAATCAGCCGGCACGGTTTCACCACCGTAGATCTCAGACAGAAAAGTCGGAAGTTGCCCTGGCTCCTTCAATGGAAATCCATGTCCCCCGCTGGCGGATTCTTCAGTGGCTTTCACTCCGTAGCCCTTGATAGTCTTGGCGTGGATGGCAACTGGCTGCTTCGGATTGGCTTCGGCTTGGGCCATCGCCTCTTCCAAAACCGTGACACAAGCTTGAAGGTCATGGGGATGAGCCATGTGAAGAACCTTCCACCCCTGCGTCGCTAAAGACTCAAAGCTGGGCTGCATGGAAAAGGAATCCTTATCAATTCGTCCAGTCAACTTGGTATTGTTGTCACTCACAATCAAAACAAATGGCGCCATTTTTCCTTTTTGCGCCAACCCGGGAATGGCTGCCAAGGCCTCACGGGCTTCACCTTCCATACAGGCACCGTCGGAAATGGCCGTGATGGTCAAGCGATTGCGACCCGCAAGGTGATCAGCAAAGGCCAGGCCCTGAGCCTGGGGCAAACTTGAGCCCAAGGGTCCATTACTCAGATAAACGCCATCAGCAAACAGGTGGGATTCACCATGACCCGTCAGTTTACTTTGGATGGAGCGAAAGCCCTTAAGGCTTTCCAAGGTCAGGTCTGCAAATCCATAGTTGGCTTTCAAGGCATAGATGCCATTCTCACAGTGACCTGCATCGTTAATCAGGTGGGCCACTTCATACCATGGTTTATTTTCTTTATTCGCCCGGTGAAAAACTAACCCATAGGCGGCAGCCATCAGTTCAGCAAAAGCGGATGGACCCCCAAAGTGACTGGCGGCTCCACCGAGTACTGCCTGCATGTCCATCAAGGACACCATGGCCCGGGTCGCCCGGGGATCTGCCATTTTAACCTTGTCGCCACCTTTGAGTGTGACCTCCTGGGCCCACTTGGGATCTTGATCGGGAGTGGGGGCGAGGGGGTTTTTAAGAGCAAGAGGAGTCACAACAGGCTCAGCCATTTTTTGCCTCAATCTGGTTGGATTGTTGGTTGAAAAGGTCGGTTCCTAGATAGTCAAAATTAACCAAAAGTTCCAGGGAAAACGGAGGTTTCACCAGAGGAATCGGCCACCTCTTTTGTGATTTGCGTCAATATTTCTTTCTTGTCCCCCCTGGCAGGTAAACCTATTCTGAGATTTATGAATTTACGTGAAATGCCCAAAGTCGAACTACACCGCCATCTGGAGTTGAGCCTGCGTCATGAGACCATGAAGGAGCTGGCTCCTGCCTGCGGGATCGATGTCCCTGACCAAGCCGCCTTCGCCGACCGTTTTTTGATCACCGAGCCCATGACCAACCTGGGAGCGGTTCTCAACAAGTTTTTGGACACCCAGGTCCTGCTCAATTCCACCGAGGTGCTGGAGCGCATTTCCTATGAAGCCTGTTTAGACGCCTACCTCCAAGAGGGCATTCGCATTCTAGAGCTTCGTTATGCTCCCACCTACGTGCGCCAGGGTCACGAACACATATCCTTTCAACAAATCCATGAAGCGATCGTGAAAGGTTGCAAACAGGCGCAACAGGAAGTCCCTTTGGCCGTTGGTCTGATTTGCATCATTCAGCGGATTTTGCCGGTCCCGGAAGCCGAAGCCATTACCCAGTTTGCTATAGATAATCGCGAGACCTTTATCGGCCTCGACCTGGCCGATAACGAAGAGGGTTTTGACTCCAAACCTTTTTCGCCTTTTTTCCATCGGGCTGCGGAGGCGGGATTGGGCATAACCATTCACAGTGGCGAAGCCAATGTGCCCAAAGCACCTCGTTATGTGAAAGACGCCATTGAATATTTAGGCGCCACTCGCATCGGTCATGGAGTGCAGATTTATCGCGATCATGAAATGATGGACTACGTGAAAGAGCGCAACGTCACCCTAGAACTTTGTCCCACTTCCAATTGGCTGACTCAGGCTATTCCCAGAGTGGAAGAACACCCCTTTCGACTATTGATGGAAGCCGGCGTGCGCACCACCATCAACTCCGATGACCCAGGGATTTTTAACATCGACTTGGTCAACGAGTACGACATCCTTAGCCGTCATCACGGTTTCACTGAGGATGAGTTCACCCACTGTAATGACATTGCCGCAGAGGCGAGCTTTATTCCTCTCGGCGACAAACAAAAAGCCTGGCCCAGACCCATCGGCTAACCAAAAGTTCAAGCTTGGACGAAGGGCTTATTCCATTCTTAAGACTGAGACTCTGAGCGTAAAAGAGTGTGGACACGATTACACTGTAGGCACTGCGCCGTGTGGTTTTTTGCCAACACTTTCTGGTACTATTCTGGGACCTTCTGTGATGCGTCCTTTCCAAATCAGAAAAGCATTTAAAAACTGTTGATGCCTCCCATAAATCCGCATAACCCTATATGAGTCAGAAAAATGGACAACACACGAGATTTTTAAAAAGGAGACTCCGTTATGAAATCTCTCATTAGCACTCTTGCTGCTTTGGGCTTTGCCGTTGCTGCTAACGCTGCAACACCTATTCAATCCGAATTCTTTTATCAGGCAGAAACAGACAACAACGTTCTGACTCCTGAGCTGACTTACGACACCATGTCAATCAAGGCAAAAGGTGGCGGAAAGATGGAAGTTTCCGGTCAGGTTCTGAACCTTACCTATGAGCGTGGCATCAACGACATGTTCTCTGCTGGCGCGACTATTGGCTACACAACCACATCCAATGAAACCACTGGTTCAGCTGACGAAGACACTAAAGGACTCAACGATATCACCTTCTTTGGTAAGGGCCGTTACGCTTTTACCGAGGATGGAAGCATGCACTACGGCGCTAACCTCCACTTCAGCCCCAGCGACAAAGAGACTGACTCTACTGGCACAACAACTGAAGTTGATGCCGTTTCTGGTGGAAACACCCTCCAGCCTTGGGTGGGCTACCAGTGGCTGTTCGGCTCCAACGTTTTCGGTCTGAAGCTGCAAATGGATATGGCTTTGGGCGACAGGACACTTAAGACTAAAGGTTCTACCGCCAAAACAACTGAAACTGGCGGCGAGACCACTGAGTTCTCTCTGTTCTACGAAATGCCTCATGAAATGGGTGCTGTTGGCTTTGTCGGTTTCTATCAGACCGTTACTGAGACTGAGACAAAGACATCAGGAACTACAACTAAAGGCGATGACGACTACACTCTGATGGGTCTTGGCGTTTACAGCCCCTATAAGTTCTCTGAAACTGCTGAAGTTATTGGTGAGTTGACTTACTCCACTATCACTTCTGATTTTGGAACAACTAAGCTCGATTCTTCTTCCGACCTGCAGATTTCTGTAGCTGGCCGCTTCATGTTCTAATAGCAGAACAAGATTCTGGTACAAAAAGGCGGCCTTCGAGCCGCCTTTTTTTATTGTGAATTGCTTTTGGAGGAGAACTTCACATCGGGCATTGGGTGGCCGGTCAGCCGTTGCATAAAGTTCTTTTGGAAATGGGCGGGTTCGACGACCTTGCCTTCCTTCATTTCGTAAAAACTGTCCCTCTCGTAGTGCTTAGAGGCCACGTAGTCGGCCACCATGAAATCAAAAAAAGTGCCGCGACGTAATTGATCTTCCAGCTCCGTTTGAATCTCCGCCCAAGTTGCGACCCGCGGTCCATACATCAAGCTCACCGTGTGGGTTTGACATACCAAATCCGGATAGGCCTCTGCCAGCTCCCGGGCAAGAAGTGCCGTTTGCTTGTAGGCCCTCAGCTCGCTAATGGCCCTAAGCTGATCGTACTCGCGACGGGCGAGCAAGTACTCCTTGGCCATCTCTTCCATCTTGGCCTGAGTGGCGGCCATTCCGTCTTTGAAACCCTTCTCTTCAACCGAAGAGGGCGAGCGAGCGCCTTCCTCCTGGCCCCGGGCAAATTTTCCGGCAAGGGCGGAGCCCATGGACTTTTTCTTTTCTTCGATATGTTCCATCATCTTCTGCGCCATCACGTATTCGGCCATTTGTTGGCGAAACTCCTGTCCCACCCGACGCACTTGGTGAGCCGCCACCGTAAGCTCGGGCATCTTTTGACTGAAGTCACAGCCATGACTCAACTCATGAGCCAAGCCAAGCAGTGCCCCAACAGGGTCCTCATTGAAATCAAAGCGCAAATACGTCGCGTAGAGTTTTTGCGTTTCACCAGCGGCGGTTGCGGGAACCATGTCGAGGGACATCTTTTCACTTGAAGAAAGTTCCGAGCCCACAATCAAGCGACCCATCGGCCCCTTTACCAACATCGGATGACGGGCATCCGAGTTGTAACACTTCAGCACCTTCAATCCTGTTTCAGTTAATGCCAAGGCCTGTTCCAACTCTTTGTAATACTCATCGCCTTTGTCCAGCCGACTCTGGGCCGTCGGAAACCTTTGCACCAGTTGGTACATTTTCTTGGCCAACTTGTTTTGCGGCGCTTTTGGCAGGGACTCATGAAAGGTATTGTTCAAACGCTGACTAATGGTCTCCAGGTACGATCGCACCTGCTTGTTTTCCCGCCAGCTCTCTTCTTGGATCGTCTCCAGGCTCTTGGCGAAGGAATCCAGTCCCTTGTACATGGCCCTCACCTCGGGATGCCGATGATCCTTTAAATGACGATGGGATTTGCCCAGGTCACTGGGCTTAGTGAGCTTGGGAAAGTCGCCCGCCACCCGAGGTTTAGCGCTGCTGCAGGTGTCGCCAATGTCTTTTCCTACAGCTACGCTGACCCAAATAAGGCTCAAAAGGACCAACTGGGTCCGCCCTACTTGTCTCACTATGGAATGCCAAACAGTACTTCTCATGTGTCTCTTATCGGTCCTTTGGTCTGGGCTCAAGAGAGGAAATCCGCTCCAGATGTGGATTTCCTCTAATATTTAGAGCAAACCCTGGGGGGAAAAGGTCAATGGAAGAGTATCTTCCAAACGGGATTGCCCGAATGGCCAAGGAACTCGAACCGGTCCTTATATGTCGTATTGATGAAGATTATGGCAAGGGTGCGGTGAAACCGGAGTCCGCAAGGAGTCTTCCGTTTTGCATACGCACAACATGAGCTCCAAGAGCATCCACATCTTCGCGGTCGTGGGTGATCAAAAGAGTGGGCACATTGAATTCCTCAATGACCGACTTCACTAATTGACGAGCCTCTCCCCTGAGATCTGCATCTAGGGCTGAAAAGGGCTCATCCAGAAATAGAAATCTCGGCTTGCCCGCCAGGGCCCTGGCGATGGCCACCCGCTGTTGCTCACCACCAGAAAGAAGTCTGCATTTGCGATTCAAGAATGGGGAGAGCTGGAGAGCTGAAACCAGTCGACTCATCAAAGCCTGCTGATCCTCCAAGGGAATTTTTCGCGCCCTAAAGGCGAACTCGATATTTTCCCTGGCCGTCATGTGGGGAAATAATTCCAAGGACTGAAAAACCACACCCAAGCGTCGCTCGGGCACGCTTAGCTGAGCCAGGTCTTCCTCTTTGAATTTCCATGACAGACCGGGACAATCTTCCAGTCCTATCAACAGCCGAAACACCGATGTCTTGCCCGAACCCGAGGGCCCCCACAAGGCAGTAATACCTGAGTCGGAAATCTCCCACTCGGGAATATCAATTTTGAAGTCGCCGTAGTCACGACAGAGATTTTTTATGAACGACAAATCCCAAGCTCCCAAAAAAGAGAAAACATAGAGAACTAACACAGATTAAAATCAGATTTAACACTGTGGCCAGCTCCAGGCGATAGGAAGTCATGTAACCTTTGACCATAAGGCCTAAGGTTGAACTGGACTCAGCCACAATTGAACTCAAGGCAAAGTCGCCGCAAGCCCAAAACGCCGCTAACCCTGCCAACCACAGAAATCCAGAACTCACCTGGGGGAACTCGATTTGCCAAAAGATCAGTGTCCAACTGGCCCCCGCCACTCGTGCCACCTGAACCTGTCGGGAAACTGAATGAAGTAGGGAACGCCCCATCAGACGATAAAGCCCGGGTAGAAACAATAAGCCAAGCCCCAAAATCATAGCCAGATGAGAGCCCCAAAGGCCATAAAATCCAAACAGTAAAAATGCAAAACCTGTAACCACAGCACTCGGTGACGCGTATCCGGTCAAGAATTGATCCAGCCCCCAATGAGGACTTAGTCCTGCCACCAACAGCAATAAAATGAACACA
It contains:
- a CDS encoding DEAD/DEAH box helicase, translated to MKFTELDLHPSLFAGIKKSNFTDCTPIQELAIPPILEGKDVAGLAQTGTGKTAAFVLPLIERILRAQEAETAGKALHGDEIVEAKTKEIEGIVNENAKADGSEDSPVVPPSKRAFVEWEKSNYILVLVPTRELAEQVYQNVASLGGDAGIRCTAIYGGTAYDKQKKAIGHGLEFVVATPGRLIDLYKEHVVDLRQVRAVVFDEADRMFDMGFKDDMKYILKRIPGDRQMLVFSATLNFDVLNVCYEFGSEPVEINVSKDQPKAENVDDAIFHVGHDDKPMYLLSLLKKEGPRQAIVFSNFKRNVERITQFLNKNGVPAVGISSLMTQAQRNRVMGQFKSDNERNILVATDLAARGLDIQGVDMVFNFELPDDPENYVHRIGRTGRAGANGHAYSFVGDRDIDALRRIEDYLGHKLEIGWIEDEHLLQQYEEFPRDRELGPYPRRPRMADKKTGGDRGAGRRGDRRQDGRRRRPPRDGQRDDSNQQQASGGERSQKKSSRNRNRNRNRDRDFKGRREEGGENQPSQQQGSPSGHRDRTTGRHGSSGGGGGQGQQQGGQGRDGNQRRNNKRRRRRGGRPQGEQRDRQQQGQGQQTKGGQQQSRRHSGKSSKPVASSAPAQKSIGKKVSGFFKKIFGN
- a CDS encoding alpha/beta hydrolase, whose amino-acid sequence is MAYLENFHTQVLGNPGGPKLIFLHGLMGSGANWRKITPAFEKDYHILLLDQRGHGRSFHPEFGFSPEDYARDLHKILEELGWGEEAILLVGHSMGGRNALAFAHLYPQRVAKLVIEDIGPDSHPDAVKQIEFYLDQVPTPFADKRAAKQFFDEEFPRRIGSGPKSQVLAQYFYTNIATREDGRADWRFSPKAILSSVREGRAYERWDQIRALKGPTLVIRGSRSEELSEEVFHRMVAANPLITGVQIPESGHWVHFDQPQAFIEALTQFFANR
- a CDS encoding CCA tRNA nucleotidyltransferase, yielding MEVTKKPCLHQEWIDREALDIVRTLQSQGFITYLVGGCVRDLLLSKHPKDYDIATDARPGDVKRHVRNAYVIGKRFRLVLVKRGDQQFEVATFRRDLVEDEELPEHISSGDNLFGTPEQDANRRDFTINGLLYDPMENKLIDYCEGLPDLDEKMVRMIGDPDRRLREDPIRILRGIRLAHLVRFTLEPNLRSAMEANASTLLETALPRRREEFLKFLRLDDPSQAFIESFDLGLLKYIAPHLHEVLADKNKAEMFTHLVSRFHEKPLDHKDPLQLFGALILAYYRTMFNADPEQAVSTNQILDNPDMLALMRDELGMFKMEQAMVAKALHMQSTLRKRSEFENRGEKRQLAVLQTEAFPLALQFASRDYSLSGEDWLFWAQHYEQSQEKIAAAQAKSRRTRRRTRRKRPAKKGGKSEQSSANNQS
- the tatA gene encoding twin-arginine translocase TatA/TatE family subunit; amino-acid sequence: MSPSIWQILIILVIVLLLFGPSKIPGLGKSLGEAIRGFKKGISEDPEIDVTDSAKREQIADNEKAGAGQKAKTKETNKS
- a CDS encoding transketolase, producing the protein MAEPVVTPLALKNPLAPTPDQDPKWAQEVTLKGGDKVKMADPRATRAMVSLMDMQAVLGGAASHFGGPSAFAELMAAAYGLVFHRANKENKPWYEVAHLINDAGHCENGIYALKANYGFADLTLESLKGFRSIQSKLTGHGESHLFADGVYLSNGPLGSSLPQAQGLAFADHLAGRNRLTITAISDGACMEGEAREALAAIPGLAQKGKMAPFVLIVSDNNTKLTGRIDKDSFSMQPSFESLATQGWKVLHMAHPHDLQACVTVLEEAMAQAEANPKQPVAIHAKTIKGYGVKATEESASGGHGFPLKEPGQLPTFLSEIYGGETVPADFQAWVEEMVTQHNGKKSSPGGSSSIPSEKIQKGVSAALIRKRKEGLPILSISSDLPGSTGTADFQKAFPECTQDVGVAEANMVSVAAGLSKEGFIPVVDTFAQFGVTKGALPLMMASLSQAPMLAFFSHTGFQDAADGASHQALSWLGMTASIPHCETYALTCSDEADALVGQAVDRFHKMRKEGKVPPTTIFFLGRENFPRSYSSEGAKYELGKAQILADTSAGKNKSVTLLVGGSLAPHALAAAETLATEGIGALVVNASCLGSPDVATLKQCLAKTEGRLVTAEDHQLVGGMGAIAVHALAQEGAALRVKSLGVNGEFGQSAYLADELYAKHGIDSRAMAEAARSL
- the add gene encoding adenosine deaminase; its protein translation is MNLREMPKVELHRHLELSLRHETMKELAPACGIDVPDQAAFADRFLITEPMTNLGAVLNKFLDTQVLLNSTEVLERISYEACLDAYLQEGIRILELRYAPTYVRQGHEHISFQQIHEAIVKGCKQAQQEVPLAVGLICIIQRILPVPEAEAITQFAIDNRETFIGLDLADNEEGFDSKPFSPFFHRAAEAGLGITIHSGEANVPKAPRYVKDAIEYLGATRIGHGVQIYRDHEMMDYVKERNVTLELCPTSNWLTQAIPRVEEHPFRLLMEAGVRTTINSDDPGIFNIDLVNEYDILSRHHGFTEDEFTHCNDIAAEASFIPLGDKQKAWPRPIG
- a CDS encoding ATP-binding cassette domain-containing protein, which gives rise to MKNLCRDYGDFKIDIPEWEISDSGITALWGPSGSGKTSVFRLLIGLEDCPGLSWKFKEEDLAQLSVPERRLGVVFQSLELFPHMTARENIEFAFRARKIPLEDQQALMSRLVSALQLSPFLNRKCRLLSGGEQQRVAIARALAGKPRFLFLDEPFSALDADLRGEARQLVKSVIEEFNVPTLLITHDREDVDALGAHVVRMQNGRLLADSGFTAPLP